The Mycobacterium seoulense genome has a window encoding:
- the pgl gene encoding 6-phosphogluconolactonase: MSTIIEVFPESQALVEAAANRLADTIREAVAARDRALVVLTGGGNGVGLLESLVGREIAWPKVHLFWGDERYVPEDDDERNDKQARAALLDRIDIPSSHVHTMPASDGEFGTDLAAAALAYEQLLAANASPGQRVPHFDVHLLGMGPEGHINSLFPDTPAVLETSRMVVPVEDSPKPPPQRITLTLPAVQHSREVWLMVSGASKADAVAAAIGGAPPVSVPAAGAIGQETTLWLLDEEAAANLPSRPGQRS, translated from the coding sequence GTGAGCACCATCATCGAAGTTTTCCCCGAGAGTCAGGCGCTGGTCGAGGCCGCGGCCAACCGACTGGCCGACACCATCCGCGAGGCCGTGGCGGCGCGGGACCGAGCGCTCGTCGTGCTGACCGGCGGCGGCAACGGCGTCGGGTTGCTCGAGTCCCTGGTGGGCCGCGAGATCGCCTGGCCCAAGGTGCACCTGTTCTGGGGTGACGAGCGCTACGTCCCCGAGGACGACGACGAACGCAACGACAAGCAGGCGCGCGCCGCGTTACTGGACCGGATCGACATCCCGTCCAGCCATGTGCACACGATGCCGGCCAGCGACGGCGAATTCGGAACGGACCTCGCGGCCGCGGCGCTGGCCTACGAACAGCTGCTGGCGGCCAACGCTTCCCCCGGCCAACGGGTTCCGCATTTCGACGTGCACCTGTTGGGCATGGGCCCGGAGGGCCACATCAACTCCCTGTTCCCGGACACCCCCGCCGTGCTGGAAACCAGCCGCATGGTCGTGCCCGTCGAGGACTCCCCCAAGCCGCCTCCCCAACGAATCACCTTGACCCTGCCCGCCGTTCAACACTCGCGCGAGGTCTGGCTGATGGTGTCCGGCGCCTCGAAGGCCGACGCGGTGGCCGCGGCGATCGGCGGCGCCCCGCCGGTCTCGGTGCCCGCCGCCGGGGCGATCGGGCAGGAAACCACGCTGTGGCTGCTGGACGAGGAGGCCGCGGCCAACCTCCCTTCCCGGCCGGGTCAGCGAAGCTAG
- the opcA gene encoding glucose-6-phosphate dehydrogenase assembly protein OpcA, with the protein MIIDMPDTTTTAVNKKLDELREKVGAVTMGRVLTLIIAPDSDAILEKSLEAANNASHEHPSRIIVTMRGDPYADEPRLDAQLRAGGDTGATEVVILNLSGPLAGHAASVVTPFLLPDIPVVAWWPDVAPAVPAQDPLGKLAIRRITDATNGTDPLSAIKSRRSGYTAGDTDLAWARITYWRALLTSAVDLAPHEPIQSALVSGLKTEPALDILAGWLASRIDGPVRRAVGELKVELVRESETIVLSRPQEGRTATLSRTAKPEALLPLARRETGECLAEDLRRLDPDEIYQTALEGIEKVQYV; encoded by the coding sequence GTGATTATCGACATGCCGGACACCACCACCACCGCGGTCAACAAGAAGCTCGACGAACTCCGCGAGAAGGTCGGCGCCGTGACGATGGGCCGGGTGCTGACGCTGATCATCGCGCCGGACAGCGACGCCATCCTCGAGAAGTCGCTGGAGGCGGCCAACAACGCCAGCCACGAGCACCCCAGCCGAATCATCGTCACGATGCGGGGGGACCCGTATGCCGACGAGCCGCGCCTGGACGCGCAGCTGCGCGCCGGTGGAGACACCGGAGCGACCGAGGTGGTGATCCTGAACCTGTCCGGGCCGCTCGCCGGGCACGCCGCCAGCGTCGTGACCCCGTTCCTGCTTCCCGACATCCCCGTGGTGGCGTGGTGGCCCGACGTCGCCCCGGCTGTTCCGGCCCAAGACCCGTTGGGCAAGTTGGCGATCCGACGCATCACCGACGCCACCAACGGAACCGACCCGCTGTCGGCGATCAAGAGCCGACGGTCCGGATACACCGCCGGCGACACCGACCTGGCGTGGGCGCGCATCACCTACTGGCGGGCGCTGCTCACCTCTGCGGTCGACCTTGCGCCGCACGAGCCCATCCAATCGGCCCTGGTGTCCGGCCTGAAAACCGAACCGGCGCTTGACATCCTCGCGGGCTGGCTGGCCAGCCGCATCGACGGCCCGGTGCGCCGGGCGGTCGGCGAGCTCAAGGTGGAACTGGTGCGCGAGAGCGAGACCATCGTGTTGAGCCGGCCCCAAGAGGGCAGGACGGCGACACTGAGCCGCACCGCCAAGCCCGAGGCCTTGCTCCCCTTGGCGCGCAGGGAAACCGGCGAGTGCCTCGCCGAGGACCTGCGGCGGCTTGACCCCGACGAGATTTACCAGACGGCGCTAGAAGGTATTGAGAAAGTGCAGTACGTGTGA
- the zwf gene encoding glucose-6-phosphate dehydrogenase gives MSPARTAAQWHNPLRDKRDKRLPRIAGPCGMVIFGVTGDLARKKVMPAIYDLANRGLLPPSFSLVGFARRDWETQDFRKVVYQAVKDHCRTPFREENWERLAEGFRFVPGSFDDDESFGRLAETLDKLDAERGTGGNHAFYLAIPPKSFPVVCDQLHRSGLARPQGDRWSRVVIEKPFGHDLESAQALNHAVNAVFPEEAVFRIDHYLGKETVRNILALRFANQLFDPIWNAHYVDHVQITMAEDIGLGGRAGYYDGIGAARDVIQNHLMQLLALTAMEEPVSFNPAALQTEKIKVLSATQLAQPLDETTSRGQYAGGWQGGEKVVGLLDEEGFAKDSTTETFAAITLEVDTRRWAGVPFYLRTGKRLGRRVTEIALVFKRAPHLPFDATMTDELGTNAMVIRVQPDEGITLRFGSKVPGTAMEVRDVNMDFSYGSAFAEESPEAYEQLILDVLLGEPSLFPVNEEVELAWQILDPVLDNWAADGKPEPYEAGTWGPESAFEMLRRTGREWRRP, from the coding sequence ATGAGTCCGGCTCGAACCGCTGCACAATGGCATAACCCGCTACGGGACAAGCGCGACAAGCGGCTGCCGAGGATCGCCGGCCCCTGCGGCATGGTGATCTTCGGCGTCACCGGCGACCTCGCGCGCAAGAAGGTGATGCCGGCCATCTACGACCTGGCCAACCGCGGGCTGCTGCCGCCGAGCTTCTCGCTGGTGGGTTTCGCCCGCCGGGACTGGGAAACCCAGGACTTCCGCAAGGTGGTCTACCAGGCCGTCAAGGATCACTGCCGCACGCCGTTCCGGGAGGAGAACTGGGAGCGGCTGGCCGAGGGATTCCGTTTCGTGCCGGGGTCTTTCGACGACGACGAGTCGTTCGGCCGGCTGGCCGAAACCCTGGACAAGCTGGACGCCGAGCGCGGCACCGGCGGCAACCACGCCTTCTACCTGGCCATCCCGCCGAAGTCCTTCCCGGTGGTGTGCGATCAGCTGCACAGGTCCGGGCTGGCCCGCCCGCAGGGCGATCGGTGGAGCCGGGTGGTGATCGAGAAGCCGTTCGGGCACGACCTGGAAAGCGCGCAGGCCCTCAATCATGCGGTCAACGCGGTCTTCCCCGAGGAGGCGGTGTTCCGCATCGACCACTACCTGGGCAAGGAGACGGTCCGCAACATCCTGGCGTTGCGGTTCGCCAATCAGTTGTTCGACCCGATCTGGAACGCGCACTACGTCGACCACGTGCAGATCACCATGGCCGAGGACATCGGATTGGGCGGGCGCGCCGGCTATTACGACGGCATCGGCGCCGCGCGCGACGTCATCCAGAACCACCTGATGCAGCTGCTCGCGCTGACCGCGATGGAAGAGCCGGTCAGCTTCAACCCGGCGGCCTTGCAGACCGAGAAGATCAAGGTGCTCTCGGCGACGCAGCTGGCCCAGCCGCTCGACGAGACCACCAGCCGCGGCCAATACGCCGGCGGCTGGCAGGGCGGCGAGAAGGTGGTGGGGCTGCTCGACGAGGAAGGGTTCGCCAAGGACTCCACCACCGAGACGTTCGCCGCGATCACGCTGGAGGTCGACACCCGCCGCTGGGCCGGCGTGCCGTTCTACCTGCGCACGGGGAAACGCCTGGGCCGCAGGGTGACCGAGATCGCGCTGGTGTTCAAGCGCGCCCCGCATCTGCCGTTCGACGCCACCATGACCGACGAGCTGGGTACCAACGCCATGGTCATCCGGGTGCAGCCCGACGAGGGCATCACGCTGCGATTCGGTTCCAAGGTGCCCGGCACCGCGATGGAGGTCCGCGACGTCAACATGGACTTCTCCTACGGCTCGGCGTTCGCCGAAGAGTCGCCGGAGGCCTACGAACAGCTGATCCTCGACGTGCTGCTGGGCGAACCGTCGCTGTTTCCGGTCAACGAAGAGGTCGAATTGGCTTGGCAGATATTGGATCCCGTCCTCGACAACTGGGCGGCCGACGGCAAGCCCGAGCCGTATGAGGCCGGCACCTGGGGCCCGGAGTCCGCGTTCGAGATGCTGCGCCGGACCGGTCGCGAATGGCGGCGCCCGTGA
- the tal gene encoding transaldolase: MTQNPNLAALSAAGVSVWLDDLSRQRLQSGNLQELIDTKSVVGVTTNPSIFQKALADSDTYNDQIAELAERGADVDATIRTVTTDDVRNACDVLRPQWEASDGVDGRVSIEVDPRLAAETDKTTAQAVELWKIVDRPNLFIKIPATKAGIPAITAVLAEGISVNVTLIFSVERHRQVMDAYLAGLEKAREAGHDLSKIHSVASFFVSRVDTEVDKRLEKIGSEEALALRGQAGVANARLAYAAYQEVFEGGDRYEALKGAGARVQRPLWASTGVKNPDYSDTLYVTELVAPNTVNTMPEKTIDAVADHGEIKGDTVTGTASAAQEVFDKLAGVGIDLPDVFVVLEDEGVEKFVESWTELLEETQKQLGSASK; the protein is encoded by the coding sequence ATGACTCAGAACCCTAACCTCGCGGCGCTGTCCGCCGCGGGGGTATCGGTTTGGCTGGACGACTTGTCGCGCCAGCGGCTGCAGTCGGGCAACCTGCAGGAGCTGATCGACACGAAAAGCGTTGTCGGCGTGACCACCAACCCGTCGATCTTCCAGAAGGCGCTCGCCGACAGCGATACCTACAACGACCAGATCGCCGAACTCGCCGAGCGTGGCGCCGACGTCGACGCCACGATCCGCACCGTCACCACCGACGACGTCCGCAACGCGTGTGACGTGCTGCGGCCGCAGTGGGAAGCCTCCGACGGCGTCGACGGGCGGGTCTCCATCGAGGTGGACCCCCGCCTGGCAGCCGAGACCGACAAGACCACCGCGCAGGCCGTCGAGCTGTGGAAGATCGTCGACCGGCCGAACCTGTTCATCAAGATCCCGGCCACCAAGGCCGGCATCCCGGCCATCACCGCCGTTCTGGCGGAAGGGATTTCGGTCAACGTCACGCTGATCTTCTCGGTGGAGCGGCACCGTCAGGTGATGGACGCCTACCTGGCCGGCCTGGAGAAGGCCCGCGAGGCGGGTCACGACCTGTCGAAGATCCATTCCGTCGCATCGTTTTTCGTGTCCCGGGTGGACACCGAGGTGGACAAGCGACTGGAGAAGATCGGGTCCGAGGAGGCGCTCGCGTTGCGGGGCCAGGCCGGCGTCGCCAACGCCCGCCTCGCCTACGCCGCCTACCAGGAGGTGTTCGAGGGTGGCGACCGCTACGAGGCGCTCAAGGGCGCCGGGGCCCGGGTGCAGCGACCGCTGTGGGCGTCGACCGGGGTCAAGAACCCCGACTACTCCGACACCCTCTATGTCACCGAGCTGGTCGCCCCCAACACGGTGAACACCATGCCCGAGAAGACGATTGACGCCGTCGCCGACCACGGCGAGATCAAGGGTGACACCGTCACCGGCACCGCGTCCGCCGCCCAGGAGGTGTTCGACAAGCTGGCCGGCGTCGGGATCGACCTGCCCGACGTGTTCGTGGTGCTGGAGGACGAGGGCGTGGAGAAATTCGTGGAGTCGTGGACCGAGCTGCTGGAGGAGACGCAGAAGCAGCTGGGTTCCGCCTCGAAATGA
- the tkt gene encoding transketolase: MTTLEEISTLTQPHLPDDWSELDSAAVDTVRVLAADAVQKVGNGHPGTAMSLAPLAYTLFQRAMRHDPSDTFWLGRDRFVLSCGHSSLTLYIQLYLGGFGLELSDIESLRTWGSKTPGHPEFRHTKGVEITTGPLGQGLASAVGMAMAARYERGLFDPDAAPGTSPFDHFIYVIASDGDIEEGVTSEASSLAAVQQLGNLIVFYDHNQISIEDDTNIALCEDTAARYEAYGWHVQRVEGGENVVGIEEAIANAKAVTDRPSFIELRTIIGFPAPKLMNTGKAHGAALGDEEVAAVKEILGFDPGKTFEVRDEVIAHTRKLVDRGKEAHEKWQADFDAWVQRAPDRKALLDRLTAEELPDGWDADIPYWEPGSKALATRAASGEVLSALGPKLPELWGGSADLAGSNNTTMKGVDSFGPPSISTKDYTAHWYGRTLHFGVREHAMGAILSGIVLHGPTRAYGGTFLQFSDYMRPAVRLAALMDIDTIYVWTHDSIGLGEDGPTHQPIEHLAALRAIPKLSVVRPADANETAYAWRTILARGNGSGPVGLILTRQGVPVLDGTDADGVARGGYILGDEGVEDPDVVLIATGSEVQLAVEAQKLLADKDIVARVVSMPCVEWFESQPEDYRDSVLPPPVSARVAVEAGVAQSWHKLVGDTGRIVSIEHYGESADYKTLFREFGFTAEAVAAAAEQVVDN, from the coding sequence GTGACCACACTCGAAGAGATCTCTACGCTGACCCAACCGCACCTCCCCGACGACTGGTCCGAGCTCGACTCCGCCGCCGTCGACACCGTCCGGGTGCTGGCCGCCGACGCGGTCCAGAAGGTCGGCAACGGACATCCCGGAACGGCGATGAGTCTGGCTCCCTTGGCCTACACGCTGTTCCAGCGCGCGATGCGCCACGATCCCAGCGACACGTTCTGGCTGGGCCGCGACCGGTTCGTGTTGTCGTGCGGGCACAGCAGCCTGACGCTGTACATCCAGCTCTACCTGGGCGGGTTCGGTCTCGAGCTGTCCGACATCGAGTCGCTGCGCACGTGGGGATCCAAGACCCCCGGGCACCCGGAGTTCCGGCACACCAAGGGCGTTGAGATCACCACCGGTCCGCTCGGCCAGGGCCTGGCCTCGGCGGTGGGCATGGCGATGGCGGCGCGTTACGAGCGCGGCCTGTTCGATCCCGACGCCGCTCCGGGCACCAGCCCGTTCGATCACTTCATCTACGTGATCGCCTCCGACGGCGACATCGAGGAGGGCGTCACCTCGGAGGCCTCCTCGCTGGCGGCCGTGCAGCAGCTGGGCAACCTGATCGTCTTCTACGACCACAACCAGATCTCGATCGAGGACGACACCAACATCGCGCTGTGTGAGGACACCGCCGCGCGCTACGAGGCCTACGGCTGGCACGTCCAGCGGGTCGAAGGCGGCGAGAACGTGGTCGGCATCGAGGAGGCCATCGCTAACGCCAAGGCCGTCACCGACCGGCCGTCGTTCATCGAGTTGCGCACCATCATCGGCTTTCCGGCGCCCAAGTTGATGAACACCGGCAAGGCGCACGGCGCCGCGCTGGGCGACGAGGAAGTCGCGGCCGTCAAGGAGATCCTGGGCTTCGACCCCGGCAAGACGTTCGAGGTGCGCGACGAGGTCATCGCCCACACCCGCAAGCTGGTGGACCGGGGCAAGGAAGCGCACGAGAAGTGGCAGGCCGATTTCGACGCGTGGGTGCAGCGCGCACCCGACCGCAAGGCGCTGCTGGACCGGTTGACCGCCGAGGAATTGCCCGACGGCTGGGACGCCGACATCCCGTACTGGGAGCCGGGATCCAAGGCGCTGGCCACCCGCGCCGCGTCCGGTGAGGTGCTCTCCGCGCTGGGCCCGAAACTGCCGGAGTTGTGGGGCGGCTCGGCCGACTTGGCGGGCAGCAACAACACCACCATGAAGGGCGTGGATTCGTTTGGGCCACCGTCGATTTCGACGAAGGACTACACCGCCCACTGGTATGGCCGCACGCTGCATTTCGGTGTGCGCGAGCACGCGATGGGGGCGATCCTGTCCGGCATCGTGCTGCACGGCCCGACCCGGGCCTACGGCGGCACCTTCCTGCAGTTCTCCGACTACATGCGCCCGGCGGTGCGACTGGCCGCGCTGATGGACATCGACACGATCTACGTGTGGACGCACGATTCGATCGGCCTCGGCGAGGACGGGCCGACCCACCAGCCGATCGAGCACCTCGCGGCGCTGCGCGCCATCCCGAAGCTGTCGGTGGTGCGCCCGGCCGACGCCAACGAGACCGCCTACGCCTGGCGCACGATTCTGGCCCGCGGCAACGGCAGCGGCCCGGTCGGGCTGATCCTGACGCGCCAGGGTGTGCCGGTGCTGGACGGCACCGACGCCGACGGGGTGGCCCGGGGCGGCTACATCCTGGGCGACGAAGGCGTCGAGGACCCCGACGTCGTGCTGATCGCCACCGGCTCGGAGGTTCAGCTCGCGGTCGAGGCCCAGAAGTTGTTGGCCGACAAGGACATTGTCGCGCGGGTGGTGTCCATGCCGTGCGTGGAATGGTTCGAGTCGCAGCCCGAGGACTACCGCGACAGCGTGCTGCCGCCGCCGGTGTCGGCCCGGGTGGCCGTCGAGGCCGGCGTCGCGCAGTCCTGGCACAAGCTCGTCGGCGACACCGGCAGGATCGTGTCGATCGAGCACTACGGCGAATCCGCCGACTACAAAACGTTGTTCCGTGAGTTCGGTTTCACCGCAGAAGCCGTCGCGGCCGCCGCGGAACAGGTCGTGGACAACTGA
- a CDS encoding heme o synthase: MSVRGRVAPSQLPSRVHGTVLAYLALTKPRVIELLLVTAIPAMLLAHRGSVNPLLILNTLVGGMLAAGGANTLNCVADADIDKVMKRTARRPLARAAVPTRNALALGLVLTVGSFFWLWWTTNLLSGLLALATIAFYVFVYTLLLKRRTSQNVVWGGAAGCMPVMIGWSAVTGTIGWPALVMFAVIFFWTPPHTWALAMRYKDDYKAAGVPMLPAVATEREVTKQIVIYTWLTVAATLALALATGWLYAAVALVAGVWFLAMAHQLYAGVRAGEPVKPLRLFLQSNNYLAVVFCALAVDSVIALPHLL, encoded by the coding sequence GTGAGCGTTCGCGGGCGCGTCGCCCCGAGCCAACTACCGAGCCGAGTCCACGGCACGGTGCTGGCGTATCTGGCGCTCACCAAGCCCCGGGTCATCGAACTGTTGCTGGTGACCGCGATACCCGCCATGCTGCTCGCCCATCGCGGGTCGGTGAATCCGCTGCTGATTCTCAACACGCTGGTCGGCGGGATGCTGGCCGCCGGGGGAGCCAACACGCTCAACTGCGTGGCCGACGCCGACATCGACAAGGTGATGAAGCGCACGGCACGCCGGCCGCTGGCCCGCGCGGCGGTGCCGACACGCAACGCCTTGGCGCTGGGCCTGGTGCTCACGGTGGGCTCGTTCTTCTGGCTGTGGTGGACGACCAACCTGCTGTCGGGTCTGCTGGCGCTCGCCACCATCGCGTTCTACGTGTTCGTCTACACGCTGCTGCTCAAGCGCCGCACGTCGCAGAACGTCGTGTGGGGCGGCGCGGCCGGCTGCATGCCGGTGATGATCGGCTGGTCGGCCGTCACCGGCACCATCGGGTGGCCGGCGCTGGTGATGTTCGCGGTCATCTTCTTCTGGACGCCGCCGCACACCTGGGCGCTGGCGATGCGCTACAAGGACGACTACAAAGCGGCCGGCGTCCCGATGCTGCCCGCCGTGGCCACCGAACGTGAGGTCACCAAGCAGATCGTGATCTACACCTGGCTGACGGTGGCGGCGACGCTGGCGCTGGCGCTGGCCACCGGCTGGCTGTACGCGGCGGTCGCCCTGGTCGCCGGGGTGTGGTTCCTGGCGATGGCCCATCAGCTCTACGCCGGGGTGCGCGCCGGCGAGCCGGTCAAGCCGCTGCGGTTGTTCCTGCAGTCGAACAACTATCTCGCCGTGGTGTTCTGCGCGTTGGCCGTCGACTCGGTGATCGCGCTCCCACACCTGCTCTGA
- a CDS encoding quinone oxidoreductase family protein, with product MHAIEVSETGGPEVLRYVDAPKPAPGPGEVLIKAEAIGVNYIDTYFRSGQYPRELPFILGSELCGTVAATGDDVDGFTVGDRVVSAAASGGYAEYAAAPAFLTAHVPDGVSSDVAASVLLKGLTAHYLLKSVYPVQAGDTVLVHAGAGGVGLILTQWAHLLGARVITTVSTPEKARLSRRAGADEVLSYPDDAEEFGRQIRGLTDGAGVEAVYDGVGATTFDASLASLAVRGTLALFGAASGPVPPFDPQRLNAAGSVFLTRPSLAHFIRTGQEFFWRAEELFDAIAGGAITVEVGGRYPLAEAARAHQDLQGRKTAGSIVLLP from the coding sequence ATGCACGCAATCGAAGTCAGCGAAACCGGCGGCCCCGAGGTGCTGCGCTACGTCGACGCGCCAAAACCGGCGCCCGGTCCCGGCGAGGTGCTGATCAAGGCCGAGGCGATCGGCGTCAACTACATCGACACCTACTTCCGCTCGGGGCAGTACCCGCGCGAGCTGCCGTTCATCCTCGGCTCGGAGCTGTGCGGCACCGTCGCCGCGACCGGTGACGACGTCGACGGTTTCACCGTCGGCGACCGGGTGGTCAGCGCGGCGGCGTCCGGCGGTTACGCCGAATACGCCGCTGCCCCAGCGTTTTTGACGGCACACGTGCCGGACGGCGTGAGCTCCGACGTGGCCGCGTCGGTGCTGCTGAAGGGCCTCACCGCGCACTACCTGCTGAAGTCGGTGTATCCGGTGCAGGCCGGTGACACGGTCCTGGTGCACGCCGGAGCCGGCGGGGTGGGGCTGATCCTGACGCAGTGGGCCCACCTGCTCGGCGCGCGGGTCATCACCACGGTCTCCACGCCGGAGAAGGCCCGGCTGTCCAGGCGGGCCGGCGCCGACGAGGTGCTCTCCTACCCGGACGACGCGGAGGAATTCGGCCGGCAGATCCGCGGGCTCACCGACGGTGCCGGCGTCGAGGCCGTGTACGACGGCGTCGGTGCCACCACCTTCGACGCCAGCCTGGCCAGCCTGGCCGTGCGCGGCACGCTGGCGCTGTTCGGCGCGGCCAGCGGACCGGTTCCGCCGTTCGATCCGCAGCGCCTCAACGCCGCCGGCTCGGTGTTCCTGACCCGGCCGTCGCTGGCTCACTTCATCCGCACCGGCCAGGAATTCTTCTGGCGGGCAGAGGAATTGTTCGACGCGATCGCGGGCGGGGCCATCACCGTCGAAGTCGGCGGCCGCTACCCGCTCGCCGAAGCCGCGCGCGCCCATCAGGACCTGCAGGGCCGCAAGACGGCCGGCTCGATCGTGCTGCTGCCCTGA
- a CDS encoding COX15/CtaA family protein: protein MRLVDLLPNPSVRVQRIIAAAVILTQGGIAVTGAIVRVTASGLGCPTWPQCFPGSFTPVAHAEVPRIHQAVEFGNRMITFAVVVAAALAVLAVTRARRRREVLIYAWLMPVSTVVQAVIGGITVRTGLLWWTVAIHLLTSMTMVWLSVLLYLKIGEPDDGVSHRRVARPLRALTALIGLDLAAVLVTGTLVTAAGPHAGDRSPTRTVPRLQVAVDTLVHAHSSLLVAYLALLVGLGFGLLAVRAGRPILRRLIVLLALVCAQAAVGTAQYFTGVPAALVALHVAGAAACTAATAALWASMRERAEAEPLAG from the coding sequence ATGCGGTTGGTGGACCTGCTCCCCAATCCGAGCGTGCGCGTCCAGCGGATCATCGCCGCGGCGGTCATCCTGACCCAGGGCGGCATCGCGGTCACCGGGGCGATAGTGCGCGTCACCGCGTCCGGCCTGGGTTGTCCCACCTGGCCGCAGTGCTTTCCGGGCAGCTTTACGCCGGTCGCGCACGCCGAGGTCCCGCGCATCCACCAGGCCGTCGAGTTCGGTAACCGGATGATCACCTTCGCGGTGGTCGTGGCCGCGGCGCTGGCCGTGCTGGCCGTGACCCGTGCGCGGCGCCGCAGGGAAGTGCTGATCTACGCGTGGCTCATGCCGGTGTCCACGGTGGTGCAGGCGGTCATCGGCGGCATCACCGTGCGCACCGGGCTGCTGTGGTGGACGGTGGCCATCCACCTGCTCACCTCGATGACGATGGTGTGGCTGTCCGTGCTGCTCTACCTCAAGATCGGCGAGCCCGACGACGGGGTTTCGCACCGGCGCGTCGCCAGGCCGCTGCGCGCCCTGACGGCGCTGATCGGCCTGGATCTGGCCGCGGTGCTGGTCACCGGCACGCTGGTGACCGCCGCCGGCCCGCACGCGGGTGACCGCAGTCCCACCCGCACGGTGCCTCGGCTCCAGGTCGCGGTGGACACCCTGGTGCACGCGCACTCCTCGCTGCTCGTCGCCTACCTCGCCCTGCTGGTCGGCCTCGGCTTCGGGCTGCTGGCGGTGCGCGCCGGCCGGCCCATCCTGCGGCGGCTGATCGTGCTGCTCGCCCTGGTGTGCGCGCAGGCCGCCGTCGGCACCGCCCAGTACTTCACCGGGGTCCCCGCCGCGCTGGTCGCCCTGCACGTGGCCGGAGCCGCGGCCTGCACCGCGGCCACGGCCGCGCTATGGGCCTCGATGCGAGAGCGGGCCGAGGCCGAGCCGCTCGCAGGCTGA
- a CDS encoding ABC transporter permease — protein sequence MTESDVFPAGTFTPDPRPAAVPRMLAAQFGLELKLLLRNGEQLLLTMFIPITLLVGLTLLPFGSFGHNRAATFVPAIMALAVISTAFTGQAIAVAFDRRYGALKRLGATPLPVWGIIAGKSLAVVTVVFLQAILLGAIGFALGWRPGPAALALGAAVIALGTAGFAALGLLLGGTLRAEIVLAVANLLWFVFAGLGALTVESGMIPTGVKWAARLTPSGALTEALSRAMALSVDWFGIVVLVVWGALAALAARRWFRFT from the coding sequence GTGACCGAATCGGACGTCTTCCCCGCGGGCACCTTCACCCCCGACCCCAGGCCGGCCGCCGTGCCGCGGATGCTGGCCGCCCAGTTCGGCCTGGAGCTCAAGCTGCTGCTGCGCAACGGCGAGCAGCTGCTGCTGACCATGTTCATCCCGATCACGCTGCTGGTCGGGCTCACCCTGTTGCCGTTCGGCTCGTTCGGCCACAACCGGGCCGCCACCTTCGTGCCGGCCATCATGGCCCTCGCGGTGATTTCGACCGCGTTCACCGGGCAGGCCATCGCCGTCGCCTTCGACCGGCGCTACGGCGCGCTCAAGCGGCTGGGCGCGACTCCGCTACCCGTCTGGGGCATCATCGCGGGCAAGTCGCTGGCCGTCGTCACCGTGGTGTTCCTACAGGCGATCCTGTTGGGGGCCATCGGGTTTGCGCTGGGCTGGCGGCCCGGCCCGGCGGCGCTGGCGTTGGGCGCGGCGGTCATCGCGCTGGGCACCGCAGGTTTCGCGGCGCTCGGGCTGCTGCTCGGCGGCACGCTGCGGGCCGAGATCGTGCTCGCGGTCGCCAACCTGCTGTGGTTCGTCTTCGCCGGGCTCGGCGCGCTGACCGTGGAAAGCGGGATGATCCCGACCGGGGTCAAGTGGGCGGCCCGGCTCACCCCGTCGGGCGCGCTCACCGAGGCGCTGTCGCGGGCGATGGCCCTGTCGGTGGATTGGTTCGGGATCGTCGTCCTGGTGGTGTGGGGGGCGCTGGCGGCCCTGGCCGCGCGACGCTGGTTCCGGTTCACCTGA